The nucleotide sequence TGAAGCCTTCTTTGATTCTCCTCCAGGAAGAGTTGTCGTCTCTCTTCCCACATTGTATGACACCCCTCCTGGCATCACAAGTATTCTCTCTACTTTTCCCACGAGTCTGTAGACAACCTGAGGATCATGTTCCCCACCCCGTCTCCCTGCGCCCCATCCTCTGGGGCCTGGGATAGAGCCTTGTCTGTAGAAGATGTCCTGCGTCATCTGAGTGACCCCTGTGGCTCTCCCCTGCCAGGGCCGCTACTTCCTGGTGCGGGATGTTACTGAGAAGATGGACACGCTGGGCACCCTGCAGAGCTGTGGGGCCCCCAACTTCCGGCAGGTGCGGGGCGGGCTCGCTGTGTTCGGCATGGGACAGCCCAGCCTCTCAGGGTTCAGGCAGGTCCTCCAGAAACTCCAGAAGGATGGACACCAGGTAAGCATGGCCATTTCCCAGGCAGGGGCCAGTCCCCAAATCTGGGGAAACGGGTTTCCCGGAGGGGCAAGTGCAGAGGCTCTGGAGGGGCCTGGGCATATTATGGGGGAGGTGGTGACTGGTGACCAGGGCCAGGCCCTGCTAGGCTCTGAAAGTCGATGGTCGTTGTGCTCAGCATGACTGGGAAATTCTGGGCAAATGTTTGTTGCATTGTCCTGTATGGACATGGGAGCCCCGAGGTCAGAAGCCCCTCTATACACCCATAGGATGATGATTACAGCTAAGACTTACATCCTCATGTTGACCCTACATGGGTGGGGCAGCtattgtcccattttacagaggagaaaactgaggcccagagaggataAGAGGCCCCTGAGTGGTGTCCCAAGACCCAAACCCAGCCCTCTGGACTCCATGTGTCTGCTTGACATGACTCCTCTCTCCGCCTGCTGTGGAGACGGGGTTTTGAGTGTCTCCAGGACAGAGGTGGAGGGTCCACTGTCATTGCAGGCTCGTAGCGGGCAGTCTGATTTAACCTGGGTGAAGATGGAGAGGCTTTAGTGAACCAGAGTGAAGAGGGGGTGTTAGCTGAGGATGGATCCCATTCTGTCGTCCCAGCAAGTTCTCTAGGGTGGAGccagcccaccagctccctctCTCTGTATGGTGCTCTGTGACTGAGTGATTGCATGGTGGTGGTGGGCATTCATGTCTTCAGCTGATGTTTATCAGCACTTAATTTACTCAGGGCTCTATGCTAGGCTTTGTGGGGACATGAAAATGACCAGGACATGATTCTACCTGCAAGGACCCTGTAGTCCACAAAGGGAGAAAGAGGTAGagaggagggagggtcaggagctGGTGGCATTTGGCCTGAGCTTTGTTTCTGGGGTAAGATTCAGGTTGCAGGGGCAGAGTGGGGTGATGGGCCCTTGAGGGGGTCCGGGGAAGGGGCAGTGGAGCGGTGTCCACGCCGGACAGTGGTGATGGCTCCTCCCTCCTTGGATGCCCGGCAGGAGTGTGTCATTTTCTGTGTGCGGGAGGAACCCGTGCTCTTTCTGCGAGCTGCTGAGGACTTTGTACCCTACACGCCTCGAGACAAGCAGAATCTTCATGAGAACCTCCAGGGCCTTGGACCCGGGGTCCCGGCGGAGCGCTTGGAGCTGGCCATCCGGAAGGAGGTGAGGGCCACCTGTGTGGGTGGGAGGCCGCCCTTCTGGTAGCCTCGGACACCTGAGCTGAGCCCCAGCCCGCTCTGCTCTCACCGGCTCATGCTTGCCCACTAAGCTGTCCCACTTGGGCCAGAGGCTGCTGCAAGGCCAGCTCACGGGGCACCAGGGTGAGGACTTCTCTTCTCAGCTCTGTTTGCCTCTGGTCCTTCCCTACCCTGCTTTTCTCCTCCAAACTCAGCATTCTTATTTAGAAAAGGGTCTGGTGGAGGGCAGAGAGTACTTGGCTGAAAGTCCCAAGACCAGGTTCAGCCTTCCATGAGCTGTGAGGCCTGGGCTGGGTCGCTTCTCTCCCTGGTCCTCTGTTTCTGAGGTTCCTCTGACCTCCTCCTTCACAGCATGGGGACTTGTCCAGGTCTCTGGGGCTGTTCACGCTGTGTAAATAGTGTGTAGGGGTCATGGTGTTCCCCCTCCTCTAAGACACCCCCAGGCAGGAGCAGAGGTCGCACTGGCTGTGGTCGTCTCCCCGTCTCCTTCTCAGGCCTCGTcccctccagctcccagctgaccagcttcctcctgtccttcagtctGGTGGTTTGGCCAATTCCTGCTGCCCACCGGGCAGAGCCCTCCCAGCCTGACTGCGGTGTGGGACGCAGCAGCTGAGGCACAGGTGGCTGCCCTCGGGCCAGCGGTCACCCTGGTCCCTCCAGCACTGCCAGGCCACAGAAAGCACCTCTGGCTGTAGTTCTCCCTGGAGGGCAAGCAGCCTGTCCATGGCCTCCGTGTGGCTTAGGTGCCTCCAGAGCTCAGCCAGCAAGGTCCATCATGGCCCTCTGGCCCCTGGCCTCCATCTAGATCCACGACTTTGCCCAGCTGAGCGAGAACAAGTACTACGTGTACCACAACACCGAGGACCTGCGGGGGGAGCCCCACGCCGTGGCCATCCGGGGCGAGGACGATGTGCACGTGACTGAGGAGGTGTTTAAGAGGCCCCTTTTCCTGCAGCCCTCCTACAGGTACTGGGGGCCAGGCCTGTGCGGAGGCCCCAGCGTGCTGGGCGTGGGTGCTCGCTGGGCCTGCTCTCCTGGTGCGGGCTCAGTCTCACCATCCACAGGTTGGGCTGAGTCCTCTATGCCTGTGTCTCCCCCAGGAATGGTGGATGTCCGGGGTATGGGGTGTGTGGCTTACCTGATGGGCTGTTCCCTGTCACCCGGCAGGTACCACCGTCTGCCCCTGCCAGAGCAAGGGGCCCCCCTGGAAGCCCAGTTCGATGACTTTGTCAGTGTCCTCCGGGTGAGTGGGGACTGGAGGAGTGGTGGGAGCTTGGTGGGGTGCGCAGGTGCTTGGAGAGTGGGTCTGTGTCAAGGCCCTGTCTCCTTGGAGATGCTTGGGTGGTGTGTCTCCTGAAGGAAGGCCGAGGGggttgtgtgtgtctgtatgggTGTGTACTTGTATACTGTCTAATGGCAGAGCCCAGCACGGGGCGTCTGGAGGACTGGGCTGTCTGGCTGTGGCTCAGCTCCTCACTTTGTTGTGTGATACTGGGTGAATCTCCTAACTTTTCTAGGTCTCAGGTTCCTCATTTCTTTATTAGAGCTAAAATTTCTTACCCGTGGGTCTCCAGCTGATATTTCCTGAGAACCCGTGTTGCGGTCTGTACTCCCCCGGGAGGTCGCCTTATTGAATCTGCAGTGTAAACTGCATAGCAGTGTAGCTGTGCCCTGTGTCCCCTCTGAGTAGTTCTCACCTCCAGGGCCTCGCTGAGCCCCCTGGAGCGTGGGAAGGGGGCAGGACCTGCACTCCTGGGGCCGGTGGAGCAGACCAAGCTGTGGGATTGCTCCAGAGGCTGCTGGTCTGTCCCCATCTTCCCACAGACCAGGGGGAGGCATTGATGCCATGATGCCCCTCCACCCGCATCCTAACTTGGTCCTCAGCTGAGGGCTCTCTGGTCACACCGTTCCCTTCTCTTTGCGGTCCTTTCCCAGGAGAcccccagcctgctgctgctccaAGATGCCCACGGGCCTCCCCCTGCTCTCCTCTTCAGCTGCCAGACGGGCGTGGGCAGGGCCAGCCTGGGCATGGTTCTGGGAACACTCCTCCTGTTTCACCGTGGTGGGACTGCCTTGCGGCCGGAGTGAGTGGCATGGGAGCCAGTGCCCCAAAGGGCTgcggggctggggggaggagggggtgggccgCCCCAGGATGCTGGGGACACATCAGAAACCCAGAGATACAGCTGGATATTGGGCATCGGCAGCTCCTTTCCTGGTTTCCACAGACTTCCCTGGGTGACCTGGAGAAAGTCACTTGACCTTTCTGGCCTCGGTTTCCCCAGCAGGGCAAAGACCTGTTGTTTCCCCTACCTGATTTGGAAGGGAAACTTGAACGTGTAGTCCAGTGCAGTCCAGGTGAATGGGAGGGTGCTGACGGCGGCCTTCGGGAGTGCTGATTATGCTGTTGTCCCTGCCTGTCAGGGCTGCCCCTATGAAGACCAAGCCATTGTCCATGGAGCAGCTCGAGGTGGTCCAGAGCTTTCTCCACATGGTGCCCGAGGGGAGGAGGATGGTGGAGGAGGTGAGCATGGGGACTGGGcgaagagctgggggtgggggcagtggggagcaCTCGCTGCCCTTGCTGAGGAGCTCTCCTCCCTAGCCCTCCCTTCCTAACCAGTCATTCTCTTTGCCCTTCTCTGCTGCCTCCTGCCATCTTTCCTTggccctgctccctccctgcctctgtccTCTCTCCCCTGCCCCGGTCCCTGATACCAGGTGGACAGAGCCATTGCTGCCTGTGCCGAGTTGCACGACCTGAAGGAAGTAGTCCTGGAAAACCAGAGGGAGCTGGAAGGCAGCCGGGCACAGGTGAGGCGCGGAGAGCTGCTGCTTTCGCTGGAGCTCGGCAGCCTCGTTGGGTGAGGCCTGTTGACTGGCCCCTTTCAGCCTGGCTTTtcttgattgctgctgctgcttccatGAGTAGAGAGCAGTTTTCAGAGGAAGGGGAGATAGGGAGCTGGGCCTGCAGGAAGAGAGGAAGTTTACTTTCCCTGATTAGGACCCCTGACTGCAGAATAAacaggatggaggaaggggctgCTGGCGAGGTGCTGGAGGCCTCTGACTGCAGACGCTTTCCAGGCTGCTCCGGGCCCCCTCTGCAGTTGAAACGCTTGCTGTTTTGTTGGGAAGGCTGGGGTTAGGTCCAGCCCATCTTCTGGAAGAGCGATGCGCTCTGGGCTGTCTCAGCAGGCCCGTCCCCGTGCtctggagagaggaggctggcttGACAGTATTTGCACACGGCTCATGGAAAGAATCTAAAGCCCACAGAGCCTTTTTCTGCTTTAATGCTtaaagaaatatcttttaaaagcaatattatggaaaattgagaaattagagaagaagtaaaactgtccgTCACCCAAGCACAGCTGCTATGAGTGTTCTGGGCTGGCTTGCTTCAGTTTTCATGCTTCTGAGGTTCTTCTGCAGCTTGTCCAGGGCATGTTCGCATCCTGTTTGTTTCATGCAGCCCTGTCTTTTACGTGTCATACCCGCTTGTCGTCGTTGAGATTTATTGCTGTGGAACCAAAGCCATTGTGAGGCTCGGCTTTCCCTGGCCTGTGGGTTAGGAGCAGGGCTCTGGCCTGATTACCGGGCTTCCGTTTCTGGCTCGGCCACCTACAGGCATGTGGGCCTGGCCAACCTCCTTcactgctctgtgcctcagtttccccacgtATACAATAACTACTCCGTAGGGTTGTTGTGAGTTAGGGGAGCTCAGGCCATAAGGTCTCAGAAGGGAGCCCGACAGAGCGGCTGTTCCTGGGCATCCCCGGGTGTGATGTACAGGCCCCTTCCTGTTGCACAGTGGGGTCACCAGTGTTCCTACTTTGCATTGAACTGCTTCATGCAAATGAGGCTGTTTTGTATTTAGGATTTTCTGCCTTATAAGGTCTGGATTAGGACTTGACAGACTATGGCCCACAGGCCAAATCTAGCCCACCACCTGTTTTGATAAATAAGTTTTGTTGACAGGAGATCTCGCCCATCCATTTATGTACGGGCCACGGTGGTCGTGTGCTGCCTTGGCAGTGTCGAGCTGTCGCAACTCAGATCTGGTAGCCCGCAAGCCtagaatatttactgtctggaCTTTTATAGAAATAAGATTGCTGACCTCAGGCCTAGATTCCCAGAGGTGGGATTAAACTTCATCCAAGGGCATGGCCTCTTTTTCCGGGCCTATACTAATCTCACTTGCCCTCCAGAAGGTGATGCTGACCCAGCAGGAGAAGGCTGAGATCCACAGGTGAAGAGAAGGACCCTTGGAATTCTCTGTGACAGCCCCCTCTGCCCAGTGGATGCTGGGGCGGGGAGGGTTACAGCTCTTAGGCCGGGCCTTTGGCTCTGGGATGGGTGTTTATACACTTGCTGCTTCAGCCTGGATTGTGTGGGTGGCACTGGGGCCCTGCAGCGAGGCCCAACCTCTCTGGGCACAGCCTCATCGAGACCTGGAATGCTTGGTCCAGCAGCAGCTCTGGTCACCAGCAGCTCTCCCTGAACACGGATAAACCACAGCAAATGGGATAGAGTTAGATGCTTGCAGGAACTTCCAGCCTGGCAAAACAGTGTTATGAAGGGCAGGGTAGATTACCCTCTGGGAATTTCTGACGCTTAACTTCCAGGGATGAGGTTGGGTGACCTGAGCTGCCCCATCTTTACTGCTGGCCCTTCTGGGTCCCTCCCTCTCAGGGAAGCAGCAGCCAGCACGGTGTCCAGCAGAGGGCGCTTCAGAGCCTGGAGCGGTACTTCTACCTGATCCTGTTTAACTACTATCTCCATgagcaggtggggctgggggatgaGTGGACACACAGCCCCTTCTCCTGGGGCCCCTCCAGTCTCCCCACTCGGTGACTGGCATGGGGTCGGTGGGGACCTCTgtggagctggggaggggagtggggacgTTTGTTGCTTTCAGAGGAAGTGGGGAATGGAGGAAGCAAGGAGAGACCCAGATAGAGGGACAGTCCCTGAGCAGGAGCCAAGGAGAGGCCCCATCTCTCTCCTCTGGGTCCGTCTCTGTATCCTTAGCCAGGGCATCAGGGCCTGTTACTCTCTCCCTACCCCCTTGCCCCTGCTCTGGGCCTTGATGGGTGTCTCCCAGGTCCCCCACTACCGGGTAGGCAGGAAGAGTTTGGGATGGCCCCGTGCCCCTGAAATCCCGTCTCTCTCTGCCTCGGGCTGCAGTACCCGCTGGCTTTTGCCCTCAGTTTCAGCCGCTGGCTGTGTGTCCATCCTGAACTGTACCGCCTGCCTGTGACACTAAGCTCAGCGGGGCCTGTGACCCCCAAGGACCTCATCGCCCTGGGCTCCCTGGTGAGTGTGCCTGACTGACTGGGGAAGTGGGAGTGGGTGTGGGCTGGCCCTGGGATTGGTTACAGCCCTAATTCCTGTGGGGTTGGGCTGAGCATTGCCCTCAGTGATGATGGGTGAGGGGATCTGCCTGTGAACAAAATGGGGCCATTCTCAGGCCTTAAGAAGTGCTTGCAGCTCTGGTTACTGTTCAGTACCTGCTCTTCATTCTCAAACCCAAGTGCTCTGGGCAGGGAGTGAGGAGAACTGTTTCTGAGCTTTGCCTCCAGTGTCGCATCTTTGTCTTAGCTTCCTTATCCGGAGAGTGGGCACCATTGTTCTTGTCCATGCCAGGGTGGTTATAAGGCTCCAAGTGTgcaaaagtgctttgtaaacgTCAAGTGCTGGTCTTATCCCCCATCCCCCATGCCCACCTGGGGCCAGGCTCTGAACCTCAGTGGCTGCTGTGGGTCCCAGGCTTGCTGCTGTCCCGACAGGTGGCAGATGACCTCATCTCCCCAGATGCACTCAGCACCGTCAGAGAGATGGACGTGGCCAACTTCCGTCGGGTGCCCCGTTTGCCCATCTATGGCACGGCCCAGCCCAGTGCCAAGGTGACCACCCTGGGGGCACActtgtggggcagggggagggtgatTGAGCCCTTTCGCTGATGGCCTTCCTGTCCCCCAGGCTCTGGGGAGTATCCTGGCCTACCTGACCGACTCCAAGAGGAAACTGCAGCAAGTCGTGTGGGTCAACCTGAGGGAGGAGGCTGTGCTGGAGTGTGACGGGCGAACCCACAGTCTGCGGCGGCCTGGGCCCCCCATGGCCCCTGACCAGCTGGAGGTGGGGCTCTCCTGCCTTGTACCACCCCTCTGTTGGAGGCCTTCTGGGCAGCTGGCCTGAAAGGGTCTTCAGAAGCTTGTATGCTCCTATTGTAGAAACAGGCCCCGAGAGGAGCGTCTCAGGGAGTGACTGATTCAAGACTGTCATGCTAGCCCCGGGTCTGGTTCGAAACCTGGAGGCTCGAGAAGGGGCAGTGATAGGCCCCAAAGCCAGGACTGTCCTGGCCGTAGCCAGCTCTGGTCTTTCAGGGCTGGCCTGGGGGTTGCCATGTGGCCTCAGCCctctgtcccaccctcccctAGAACCTGGAGTCCCAGCTGAAGGCCCACCTGACCAGGCCTCCCCCCGATGCTGACGGCCCGCGGACCCACAGGTTCCAGACGTGCCTCACCATGCAGGAGGTCTTCAGCCAGCACCGCGGGGCCTTCCCCGGCCTCACCTACCACCGCATCCCCGTCCCAGACTTCTGCGCCCCTCGCGAGGAGGTGAGGGCCGAGTGGCTGAggcctccagggaggggaggacGCCCTCGCTGTCTCCCTCGGGCCTGGGTCTTGGCTGTGGGCACAGCTCCCCGGGGGGACTAAGAGCTTGTTCTGCACGGTTTCAGAGCGGCCTCCGTGGTTTAATCACATGCCTTCCAGGCTttgcgtttgtgtgtgtgcacgcgt is from Bubalus bubalis isolate 160015118507 breed Murrah chromosome 4, NDDB_SH_1, whole genome shotgun sequence and encodes:
- the PALD1 gene encoding paladin isoform X1, producing the protein MGTTASTAQQTVSASAPFEGLQDGGSMDGRHSLSVHSFQTTGLHNSKAKSIIPNKVAPVVITYNCKEEFQIHDELLKAHYTLGRLSDATPEHYLVQGRYFLVRDVTEKMDTLGTLQSCGAPNFRQVRGGLAVFGMGQPSLSGFRQVLQKLQKDGHQECVIFCVREEPVLFLRAAEDFVPYTPRDKQNLHENLQGLGPGVPAERLELAIRKEIHDFAQLSENKYYVYHNTEDLRGEPHAVAIRGEDDVHVTEEVFKRPLFLQPSYRYHRLPLPEQGAPLEAQFDDFVSVLRETPSLLLLQDAHGPPPALLFSCQTGVGRASLGMVLGTLLLFHRGGTALRPEAAPMKTKPLSMEQLEVVQSFLHMVPEGRRMVEEVDRAIAACAELHDLKEVVLENQRELEGSRAQGSSSQHGVQQRALQSLERYFYLILFNYYLHEQYPLAFALSFSRWLCVHPELYRLPVTLSSAGPVTPKDLIALGSLVADDLISPDALSTVREMDVANFRRVPRLPIYGTAQPSAKALGSILAYLTDSKRKLQQVVWVNLREEAVLECDGRTHSLRRPGPPMAPDQLENLESQLKAHLTRPPPDADGPRTHRFQTCLTMQEVFSQHRGAFPGLTYHRIPVPDFCAPREEDFDRLLGALQAALAKDPGTGFVFSCLSGQGRTTTAMVAAVLAFWHIRGFPEVGEEELVSVPDAKFTKGEFEVVMKVVQLLPDGHRVKREVDAALDTVSETMTPMHYHLREIIICTFRQAKAAKSEQEARRLRLRSLQYLERYVCLVLFSAYLHLEKAGSWQRPFSAWMREVAAKAGVYEILNQLGFPELESVEDQPFSRLRCRWQEQNRGPELSASGDFL
- the PALD1 gene encoding paladin isoform X2, which translates into the protein MGTTASTAQQTVSASAPFEGLQDGGSMDGRHSLSVHSFQTTGLHNSKAKSIIPNKVAPVVITYNCKEEFQIHDELLKAHYTLGRLSDATPEHYLVQGRYFLVRDVTEKMDTLGTLQSCGAPNFRQVRGGLAVFGMGQPSLSGFRQVLQKLQKDGHQECVIFCVREEPVLFLRAAEDFVPYTPRDKQNLHENLQGLGPGVPAERLELAIRKEIHDFAQLSENKYYVYHNTEDLRGEPHAVAIRGEDDVHVTEEVFKRPLFLQPSYRYHRLPLPEQGAPLEAQFDDFVSVLRETPSLLLLQDAHGPPPALLFSCQTGVGRASLGMVLGTLLLFHRGGTALRPEAAPMKTKPLSMEQLEVVQSFLHMVPEGRRMVEEVDRAIAACAELHDLKEVVLENQRELEGSRAQGSSSQHGVQQRALQSLERYFYLILFNYYLHEQYPLAFALSFSRWLCVHPELYRLPVTLSSAGPVTPKDLIALGSLVADDLISPDALSTVREMDVANFRRVPRLPIYGTAQPSAKALGSILAYLTDSKRKLQQVVWVNLREEAVLECDGRTHSLRRPGPPMAPDQLENLESQLKAHLTRPPPDADGPRTHRFQTCLTMQEVFSQHRGAFPGLTYHRIPVPDFCAPREEDFDRLLGALQAALAKDPGTGFVFSCLSGQGRTTTAMVAAVLAFWHIRGFPEVGEEELVSVPDAKFTKGEFEVVMKVVQLLPDGHRVKREVDAALDTVSETMTPMHYHLREIIICTFRQCSAGCVQG